From a region of the Streptomyces sp. B21-083 genome:
- a CDS encoding NAD(P)H-hydrate dehydratase → MRTAYSVETVRAAERELMARLPEGALMQRAAAGLAVACGQLMGRVYGSRVVLLVGSGDNGGDALYAGARLARRGAGVTAVLLAPERTHAGGLAALRAAGGTVVSGSGDVEGAIRRAHLVVDGIVGIGGRGGLRGDAVPLAEVVRESGVAVVAVDLPSGVDADSGEVPGAAIRADLTVTFGTHKPGLLIDPAREYAGTVRLVDIGLGEVLPGRAELEALQHADVARLLPVPGVESDKYRRGVVGIAAGSARYPGAAVLAVAGALRGGAGAVRYVGPAADAVIARFPEVLVSDQGPHKAGRVQAWVVGPGAGDDAATVAEVLEADVAVLIDADGLRLADRDAVRGRTAPTLMTPHAGEAAALLGVGRGEVEGGRLSAVRELAARYGATVLLKGSTTLIADSEGGAVRVNATGTGWLATAGSGDVLSGLGGSLLAAGLSALDAGSVGAYLHGLAGRLAAEGAPVGAQDVAEGVRMAWRDVRAAGDGRGRRGAPGL, encoded by the coding sequence ATGCGAACTGCGTACAGCGTGGAGACGGTACGGGCGGCCGAGCGGGAGCTGATGGCGCGGTTGCCGGAGGGTGCGCTCATGCAGCGTGCGGCGGCCGGACTGGCCGTCGCCTGCGGCCAGTTGATGGGGCGGGTGTACGGCAGCCGGGTCGTCCTGCTCGTCGGCAGCGGCGACAACGGGGGCGACGCCCTGTACGCCGGGGCCAGGCTCGCCCGGCGCGGAGCGGGCGTCACGGCGGTGCTGCTCGCCCCGGAGCGCACCCACGCCGGGGGGCTCGCGGCGCTGCGGGCAGCGGGCGGGACGGTGGTTTCCGGGTCCGGTGACGTAGAAGGGGCGATCCGTCGCGCCCACCTCGTCGTCGACGGCATCGTCGGGATCGGCGGGCGGGGTGGGCTGCGGGGCGACGCCGTGCCGTTGGCCGAGGTGGTCCGGGAGTCGGGGGTCGCCGTCGTCGCCGTCGATCTGCCCAGCGGGGTCGACGCCGACAGCGGTGAGGTGCCCGGGGCGGCGATCCGGGCCGATCTGACCGTGACCTTCGGGACCCACAAGCCGGGTCTGCTCATCGATCCCGCGCGTGAGTACGCCGGGACCGTGCGGCTCGTCGACATCGGGCTCGGGGAGGTCCTTCCCGGGCGGGCCGAGCTGGAGGCGTTGCAACACGCGGACGTCGCGCGGCTGTTGCCGGTGCCCGGTGTCGAGAGCGACAAGTACCGGCGGGGCGTCGTCGGTATCGCGGCGGGCTCGGCACGGTATCCGGGGGCCGCCGTGCTCGCCGTGGCGGGAGCCCTGCGGGGCGGCGCCGGAGCCGTGCGGTACGTGGGGCCCGCCGCCGACGCGGTGATCGCCCGCTTTCCCGAGGTGCTCGTGTCCGACCAGGGGCCGCACAAGGCCGGGCGCGTCCAGGCGTGGGTCGTGGGGCCCGGGGCCGGGGACGACGCCGCGACGGTCGCCGAGGTGCTGGAGGCGGACGTAGCCGTGCTGATCGACGCGGACGGGCTGCGGCTGGCGGACCGGGACGCGGTGCGGGGGCGTACCGCGCCGACGCTGATGACCCCGCACGCCGGGGAGGCCGCCGCGCTGCTCGGAGTGGGGCGTGGGGAGGTGGAGGGGGGCCGGTTGTCGGCCGTGCGTGAGCTTGCCGCACGGTATGGGGCGACTGTTCTGCTCAAGGGCTCCACCACGCTGATCGCCGATTCGGAGGGGGGCGCTGTGCGGGTGAACGCGACCGGCACCGGGTGGCTTGCCACCGCCGGCAGCGGTGACGTGCTGTCGGGGCTGGGCGGGTCGCTGCTGGCGGCGGGGCTGTCGGCGTTGGACGCGGGGAGCGTGGGGGCGTATCTGCACGGTCTGGCCGGGAGGCTGGCGGCCGAGGGGGCGCCGGTGGGGGCGCAGGATGTCGCGGAGGGGGTGCGGATGGCCTGGCGGGATGTTCGGGCTGCGGGGGACGGTCGGGGTCGGCGGGGTGCGCCGGGCCTCTGA
- the tsaB gene encoding tRNA (adenosine(37)-N6)-threonylcarbamoyltransferase complex dimerization subunit type 1 TsaB: protein MLLLALDTATPAVTVALHDGTAVVAASSQVDARRHGELLLPAVDRILAEAGTGLDAVTGIVVGIGPGPYTGLRVGLMTADTFGLALGVPVHGVCTLDGLAYAADVPEGPFVVATDARRKEVYWARYSDSRTRVTEPSVDRPADIADQVAGLPAVGAGALLYPDTFPSAHAPEHVSAAALASLAAERLAAGVELPEPRPLYLRRPDAQVPKNYKVVTPK, encoded by the coding sequence GTGCTCTTGCTCGCTCTGGATACCGCCACCCCGGCCGTCACGGTCGCCCTGCACGACGGGACGGCCGTCGTCGCCGCGTCGAGCCAGGTCGACGCGCGCCGGCACGGGGAACTGCTGCTGCCCGCCGTCGACCGGATCCTCGCCGAGGCGGGCACGGGCCTCGACGCCGTCACCGGCATCGTCGTCGGCATCGGCCCCGGCCCTTACACCGGGCTGCGCGTCGGCCTGATGACCGCCGACACCTTCGGACTGGCGCTCGGCGTCCCCGTCCACGGCGTCTGCACGCTGGACGGCCTCGCGTACGCCGCCGACGTCCCGGAGGGCCCCTTCGTCGTGGCGACCGACGCCCGCCGCAAGGAGGTCTACTGGGCGCGCTACAGCGACTCCCGTACGAGGGTCACGGAGCCGTCCGTCGACCGGCCGGCGGACATCGCCGACCAGGTCGCGGGCCTGCCGGCTGTCGGCGCGGGCGCCCTGCTCTACCCGGACACCTTCCCGAGCGCGCACGCGCCCGAGCACGTGTCCGCGGCGGCCCTCGCCTCGCTGGCCGCCGAACGGCTGGCGGCGGGCGTCGAACTGCCCGAACCCCGGCCCCTCTACCTGCGCCGCCCCGACGCCCAGGTCCCCAAGAACTACAAGGTGGTCACCCCCAAGTGA
- the alr gene encoding alanine racemase translates to MSETAAPPAAALRARAEIDLAALRANVRTLRARARGAALMAVVKSDAYGHGALRCARAAVDAGAEWLGTATPEEALALRRPDSGIPRHVRVMCWLWTPGGPWQEAVEADIDVSVGGMWALREVAEAAAAARRPARVQLKADTGLGRGGCQPGDDWCALVAAALRAERDGLIRVTGLWSHLACADEPEHPSIDAQLTRFHDMVAYAERHGLRPEVRHLANSPAVLSRPDTHFDLVRTGVAVYGISPSPEIGTSADLGLRPVMTLAASLALVKHVPGGHGVSYGHHYVTPGATTLGLVPVGYADGIPRHASGTGPVLIGGKWRTVAGRVAMDQFVVDLGGDEPEAGAEVLLFGPGDRGEPTAEDWAQAAGTIAYEIVTRIGTRVPRVYVNE, encoded by the coding sequence ATGAGTGAGACAGCAGCCCCACCGGCCGCCGCCCTGCGCGCCCGCGCCGAGATCGACCTGGCCGCCCTGCGGGCCAACGTACGGACCCTGCGTGCCCGCGCGCGCGGGGCGGCCCTGATGGCCGTCGTCAAGTCCGACGCGTACGGCCACGGGGCGCTCCGATGTGCTCGGGCGGCCGTCGACGCGGGCGCCGAGTGGCTCGGCACCGCCACCCCGGAGGAGGCCCTCGCCCTGCGCCGGCCGGACTCCGGGATTCCCCGCCATGTCCGGGTCATGTGCTGGCTCTGGACGCCGGGCGGGCCGTGGCAGGAGGCCGTCGAGGCCGACATCGACGTGTCGGTGGGCGGGATGTGGGCCCTGCGGGAGGTCGCCGAGGCCGCTGCCGCCGCCCGGCGGCCCGCCCGTGTCCAGCTGAAGGCCGACACCGGGCTCGGCCGCGGCGGCTGTCAGCCGGGGGACGACTGGTGCGCCCTCGTCGCCGCCGCGCTGCGCGCCGAGCGGGACGGGCTGATCCGCGTCACCGGGCTCTGGTCCCACCTCGCCTGCGCCGACGAACCCGAACACCCCTCCATCGACGCCCAGCTCACCCGCTTCCACGACATGGTCGCGTACGCCGAACGGCACGGACTGCGGCCCGAGGTGCGGCATCTCGCCAACTCGCCCGCCGTGCTCAGCCGTCCGGACACGCACTTCGACCTCGTACGGACGGGCGTGGCCGTCTACGGCATCTCGCCGAGCCCGGAGATCGGGACCTCCGCCGACCTCGGTCTTCGCCCGGTGATGACGCTGGCCGCCTCGCTCGCGCTGGTCAAGCACGTACCGGGCGGCCACGGCGTCAGTTACGGGCACCACTACGTCACCCCCGGCGCCACCACCCTGGGCCTCGTCCCCGTCGGCTACGCGGACGGCATCCCGCGCCACGCCTCCGGCACCGGTCCCGTCCTGATCGGCGGCAAGTGGCGGACCGTGGCAGGGCGGGTCGCCATGGACCAGTTCGTCGTCGACCTGGGGGGCGACGAGCCCGAGGCGGGTGCGGAGGTCCTGCTCTTCGGGCCCGGCGACCGGGGTGAGCCCACCGCCGAGGACTGGGCACAGGCGGCCGGGACGATCGCGTACGAAATCGTCACCCGCATCGGAACCCGGGTGCCGCGCGTCTACGTGAATGAGTAA
- a CDS encoding holo-ACP synthase yields MSIIGVGIDVAEIERFRASLERTPGLAQRLFLDSELLLPSGERRGAASLAARFAAKEAVAKALGAPAGLLWTDAEVCVEDSGRPWLRVTGTVAARAAELGVRSWHVSLSHDAGVASAVVIAEA; encoded by the coding sequence ATGAGCATCATCGGAGTGGGGATCGACGTCGCCGAGATCGAGCGGTTCCGGGCCTCGTTGGAGCGGACGCCCGGGCTGGCTCAACGGCTGTTCCTGGACAGTGAGTTGCTGCTGCCGAGCGGTGAGCGGCGCGGCGCTGCCTCGCTCGCTGCCCGGTTCGCCGCGAAGGAGGCGGTCGCCAAGGCGCTGGGTGCTCCGGCCGGGCTGCTCTGGACGGACGCGGAGGTCTGCGTCGAGGACAGCGGGCGGCCCTGGCTGCGTGTGACGGGGACCGTGGCCGCGCGCGCGGCGGAACTCGGGGTGCGGTCATGGCATGTGTCGCTCAGTCATGACGCCGGGGTGGCTTCGGCTGTGGTGATCGCCGAGGCGTAG
- a CDS encoding DUF397 domain-containing protein, producing MTAPGMWRKSSYSGDGEGDDCVEIATTPTHTAIRDSKAPTARTLTFPPSAFAPFLGALKSPPAQASSLR from the coding sequence ATGACCGCCCCCGGCATGTGGCGGAAGTCGTCCTACTCTGGCGACGGCGAAGGTGACGACTGCGTAGAGATCGCCACCACCCCCACCCACACAGCCATCCGCGACTCCAAGGCCCCGACAGCCCGCACCCTCACCTTCCCGCCCTCCGCCTTCGCCCCCTTCCTCGGCGCCCTCAAGTCACCCCCCGCACAAGCCTCTTCCCTCCGCTGA
- a CDS encoding GNAT family N-acetyltransferase translates to MRWWDIEPVLELEKDLFPEDAWSRGMFWSDLAHARGPDATRRYFVAEEVDPEGGRRIIGYGGLATAGTESDSGSATGADVQTIAVAREHWGTGLGALLLTELLRAATAFECAEVMLECRVDNVRAQKLYERFGFEPIGFRRGYYQPGNVDALVMRLRDPSASVPAREADEQQTGVQATDVQGTQSNG, encoded by the coding sequence ATGCGCTGGTGGGACATCGAGCCCGTGCTGGAGCTGGAGAAGGACCTCTTCCCCGAGGACGCCTGGTCGCGGGGCATGTTCTGGTCGGACCTGGCCCACGCGCGGGGACCGGACGCGACCCGGCGGTACTTCGTCGCCGAGGAGGTGGACCCGGAGGGCGGCAGGCGGATCATCGGGTACGGCGGTCTCGCCACCGCCGGTACCGAATCCGACAGCGGCTCCGCCACGGGGGCCGACGTCCAGACGATCGCCGTCGCCCGCGAGCACTGGGGCACGGGTCTCGGCGCCCTGCTGCTGACCGAACTGCTGCGGGCGGCCACCGCGTTCGAGTGCGCCGAGGTGATGCTGGAGTGCCGGGTGGACAACGTGCGCGCGCAGAAGCTGTACGAGAGGTTCGGCTTCGAGCCGATCGGCTTCCGGCGCGGCTACTACCAGCCGGGGAACGTCGACGCCCTGGTGATGCGCCTGCGTGACCCCTCGGCATCGGTGCCGGCGCGCGAGGCCGACGAGCAGCAGACAGGCGTACAGGCAACCGACGTACAAGGAACCCAGAGCAATGGCTGA
- a CDS encoding ATP-binding protein — translation MPEIDAEPEFTSDPESWEYSLYIPNDPRAVTVCRRTLRLILTMHGLIGLVDVAELLASELVSNAVRHTKGPAALRVRWSAGVLRIGAWDADPRPPEPPRELGQLVESEDGRGLGMVRACSDLWGWQPLSRFGNRGKFVWCELTSAA, via the coding sequence ATGCCCGAAATCGATGCCGAACCCGAATTCACGTCCGATCCTGAGTCCTGGGAGTACTCCCTCTACATCCCCAACGACCCCCGAGCCGTCACCGTCTGCCGCCGCACCCTCCGCCTGATCCTCACCATGCATGGACTGATCGGCCTCGTCGACGTCGCCGAACTCCTCGCCAGCGAGCTGGTGTCCAACGCCGTACGCCACACCAAGGGCCCCGCCGCTCTGCGCGTCCGCTGGTCGGCCGGTGTGCTGCGGATCGGAGCCTGGGACGCGGATCCCCGGCCGCCGGAGCCGCCACGGGAGTTGGGGCAGCTCGTCGAATCGGAGGACGGGCGCGGGCTCGGAATGGTGCGGGCCTGTTCCGATCTGTGGGGATGGCAGCCGCTGTCCCGATTCGGGAATCGCGGCAAATTCGTGTGGTGCGAGCTGACCTCGGCGGCGTGA
- a CDS encoding alpha/beta fold hydrolase, translating to MSESSAEVVASVATAAVASAAEATAGGWRRATGIAGVAIGVVAAGAAAGVAVERLTVGRGMRERARLVLDSAGPYGALRGTPGKAYADDGTELYYEVDDVDPEAAPALTPRRRRLFGRKAPAPVTVVFSHGYCLNQDSWHFQRTALRGVVRSVYWDQRSHGRSGRGAAQLNDKTPVSIDQLGQDLKAVLDAAVPEGPIVLVGHSMGGMTVMAFADEYPDVVRERVVGIAFVGTSSGRLGEVNFGLPVAGVNAVRRVLPGVLKALGQQAEWVERGRRATADLFTGIIKRYSFASRDVDPAVARFAERMIEGTPIDVVAEFYPAFTEHDKTEALVHFRDLPVLVLAGVGDLVTPSEHSEAIADLLPDAELVLVPDAGHLVMLEHPEVVTDRLADLLTRAGAVPAGATVSGYGSTSSSARRPG from the coding sequence GTGAGCGAGAGCAGTGCGGAGGTCGTCGCGAGCGTCGCCACGGCGGCCGTGGCCTCCGCCGCGGAGGCGACGGCCGGGGGCTGGCGCCGGGCGACCGGCATCGCGGGCGTCGCCATAGGGGTGGTCGCCGCCGGTGCCGCCGCGGGCGTCGCCGTCGAGCGGCTCACCGTGGGGCGCGGTATGCGCGAGCGGGCGCGGCTCGTGCTCGACTCGGCGGGCCCCTACGGCGCGCTGCGCGGCACCCCGGGCAAGGCGTACGCCGACGACGGCACCGAGCTGTACTACGAGGTCGACGACGTCGACCCGGAGGCCGCGCCCGCGCTCACCCCGCGCCGTCGGCGGCTCTTCGGGCGCAAGGCCCCGGCGCCCGTCACGGTCGTCTTCAGCCACGGCTACTGCCTCAACCAGGACTCCTGGCACTTCCAGCGGACCGCCCTGCGCGGTGTCGTGCGCAGCGTCTACTGGGACCAGCGCAGCCATGGGCGGTCCGGGCGCGGGGCCGCCCAGCTCAACGACAAGACGCCCGTCTCCATCGACCAGCTCGGGCAGGACCTGAAAGCCGTCCTCGACGCCGCCGTCCCCGAAGGGCCGATCGTGCTCGTCGGGCACTCCATGGGCGGGATGACCGTCATGGCCTTCGCCGACGAGTACCCGGACGTCGTAAGGGAGCGGGTCGTCGGGATCGCCTTCGTGGGTACGTCGTCGGGGCGGCTCGGCGAGGTCAACTTCGGGCTGCCCGTCGCGGGCGTGAACGCCGTTCGGCGCGTGCTGCCCGGCGTACTGAAGGCGCTGGGGCAACAGGCCGAGTGGGTGGAGCGGGGGCGGCGGGCCACCGCCGATCTCTTCACCGGCATCATCAAGCGGTACTCGTTCGCGTCGCGGGACGTCGATCCCGCCGTCGCCCGGTTCGCCGAGCGGATGATCGAGGGCACGCCCATCGATGTCGTCGCCGAGTTCTACCCGGCCTTCACCGAGCACGACAAGACCGAGGCCCTCGTCCACTTCAGGGACCTGCCCGTCCTCGTGCTGGCCGGGGTCGGGGATCTCGTCACGCCGAGCGAGCACAGCGAGGCCATCGCCGACCTGCTGCCGGACGCCGAGCTGGTCCTCGTGCCGGACGCCGGGCACCTGGTGATGCTGGAACACCCCGAGGTGGTCACCGACCGGCTCGCCGACCTGCTCACCCGCGCGGGTGCCGTGCCGGCAGGGGCTACGGTTTCCGGTTATGGAAGCACCAGCAGCAGCGCACGACGGCCCGGCTGA
- a CDS encoding helix-turn-helix domain-containing protein, with translation MRREPTARQARLATELRRLREAAGLNSRQAAALLGVSPAQITHIESALAGVSEQRLRRLASHYACTDEEFINALVAMATDRTRGWWEEYRGLLPTPFLDLSELDHHARFQRNAGFLFVPGLLQTADYARAVYSTRVPELAEDQIELRVRHRIARRVIIERTSPVPFDAVIHEAALRIMVSDRAAARAQLTHILEQSEANHVSVRVIPFDLEFSTGSSPMTYVGGGVPKLDTVIRDAPHGALYVDSETELATYQARFEKTKAMSLERERSRDFIHRLAKEL, from the coding sequence TTGAGGCGCGAACCAACGGCTCGCCAGGCGCGTCTGGCTACCGAGCTGCGCAGACTTCGTGAGGCGGCGGGCCTCAACTCCCGCCAGGCGGCAGCGCTGCTCGGAGTGAGCCCCGCGCAGATCACCCACATCGAGTCCGCACTCGCAGGGGTGAGCGAGCAACGACTCCGCCGCCTCGCATCCCACTACGCCTGCACGGACGAGGAGTTCATCAATGCCCTGGTTGCGATGGCCACGGACCGGACGCGGGGCTGGTGGGAGGAGTACCGGGGCCTGCTGCCGACACCGTTCCTGGACCTGTCCGAGTTGGATCACCACGCTCGGTTTCAGCGCAACGCAGGCTTCCTGTTCGTGCCGGGTCTCTTGCAGACGGCGGACTACGCCCGTGCCGTGTATTCGACCAGGGTCCCCGAACTCGCTGAAGACCAGATCGAGTTGCGTGTGCGCCACCGCATCGCGCGCCGCGTGATCATCGAGCGCACCTCGCCCGTCCCCTTCGACGCAGTGATCCATGAAGCGGCTCTACGCATCATGGTCAGCGACCGGGCCGCTGCCCGAGCCCAACTCACCCATATCCTGGAGCAGTCCGAAGCGAACCACGTCAGCGTACGAGTCATCCCCTTCGATCTGGAGTTCTCCACCGGCAGTAGTCCGATGACCTACGTGGGGGGCGGTGTACCCAAGCTGGATACCGTGATCCGCGACGCACCGCACGGTGCGCTCTACGTCGACTCCGAAACCGAACTCGCCACCTACCAGGCTCGCTTCGAGAAAACGAAGGCCATGTCACTCGAACGGGAACGATCGCGTGACTTCATCCACCGGCTGGCGAAGGAATTGTGA
- a CDS encoding L,D-transpeptidase family protein: protein MISRPFVLRGLTALLVASAVLPVGPAVADPVPPPAPGPEGVLVPGVPPAPSQPWTFDTPDQLLAPQVYTPSRKEDAVEPAEAARGTYDLIEYVPLREAASRVACSKLAGPYQRQVEFWLKLRVDGKQSAADCRAIRAFQRTYKIKPASGFAGPVTWSRMQLLSAKKNPNAAGKCPVRTYRVACVDLGRQLTWVQKGKKVVYGPVPVRTGRTAYPTRGGWHKVYWKHKNHHSTLYDTPMPYAQFFSGGQAFHAVYGSIYTTVGSMGCVNMRLADARTLWGVLKTGDHVYVWGRRAAG from the coding sequence ATGATCAGTCGACCGTTCGTCCTGCGAGGGCTCACCGCGCTGCTCGTCGCGAGTGCCGTGCTGCCCGTCGGCCCCGCCGTCGCGGATCCCGTGCCACCGCCCGCCCCCGGCCCGGAGGGCGTCCTCGTCCCCGGCGTACCCCCCGCTCCCTCCCAGCCCTGGACCTTCGACACCCCGGACCAACTGCTCGCGCCGCAGGTGTACACGCCGAGCCGTAAAGAGGACGCCGTCGAGCCGGCCGAGGCCGCGCGGGGGACGTACGACCTCATCGAGTACGTACCGTTGCGTGAGGCCGCGAGCAGAGTGGCCTGTTCCAAACTGGCCGGGCCCTACCAGCGGCAGGTCGAGTTCTGGCTGAAGCTGAGGGTGGACGGCAAGCAGTCCGCCGCCGACTGCCGGGCCATCCGCGCGTTCCAGCGCACGTACAAGATCAAGCCGGCCAGCGGATTCGCCGGGCCCGTCACCTGGTCCCGTATGCAGCTGCTGTCCGCGAAGAAGAATCCGAACGCGGCGGGTAAATGCCCTGTACGGACCTACCGCGTCGCCTGTGTCGATCTCGGGCGGCAGCTGACCTGGGTGCAGAAGGGGAAGAAGGTCGTCTACGGGCCCGTGCCCGTGCGGACCGGACGTACCGCCTATCCGACGCGTGGCGGGTGGCACAAGGTGTACTGGAAGCACAAGAACCACCACTCCACCCTCTACGACACCCCCATGCCCTACGCCCAGTTCTTCAGCGGGGGCCAGGCCTTCCACGCCGTCTACGGCAGCATCTACACCACCGTCGGCTCCATGGGCTGCGTCAATATGCGGCTCGCCGACGCCCGTACCCTCTGGGGCGTTCTGAAGACGGGTGATCACGTGTACGTGTGGGGACGACGGGCCGCGGGGTAG
- the tsaE gene encoding tRNA (adenosine(37)-N6)-threonylcarbamoyltransferase complex ATPase subunit type 1 TsaE: MEAPAAAHDGPAEFPTEAPSRPTSSLSSELIVNSPDEMRELGRRLAGLLRAGDLVMLTGELGAGKTTLTRGLGEGLGVRGAVTSPTFVIARVHPSLGDGPPLVHVDAYRLAGGLDDMEDLDLDVSLPESVIVVEWGEGKVEELTDDRLHLLIHRAVGDTTDEVRHVTLTGVGERWAPVDLSAVGTFA; the protein is encoded by the coding sequence ATGGAAGCACCAGCAGCAGCGCACGACGGCCCGGCTGAGTTCCCCACCGAGGCCCCCTCGCGCCCCACGTCCTCCCTGTCGTCCGAGCTCATCGTCAACTCACCCGACGAGATGCGGGAGTTGGGCCGGAGGCTCGCCGGGCTGCTCCGGGCCGGCGACCTCGTCATGCTCACCGGTGAGCTGGGCGCGGGCAAGACGACGCTGACGCGCGGGCTCGGCGAGGGGCTCGGGGTCCGGGGTGCGGTCACCTCGCCCACCTTCGTGATCGCCCGCGTCCACCCCTCCCTCGGCGACGGGCCGCCGCTCGTCCACGTGGACGCGTACCGGCTGGCCGGCGGTCTCGACGACATGGAGGATCTCGACCTCGACGTCTCGCTGCCCGAGTCCGTCATCGTCGTGGAGTGGGGTGAGGGCAAGGTCGAGGAGCTGACCGACGACCGGCTCCATCTCCTCATCCACCGGGCCGTCGGAGACACCACGGACGAGGTGCGGCACGTCACCCTCACGGGGGTGGGGGAGCGGTGGGCGCCGGTTGACCTGAGCGCAGTGGGAACGTTCGCGTGA